From Phycodurus eques isolate BA_2022a chromosome 1, UOR_Pequ_1.1, whole genome shotgun sequence, one genomic window encodes:
- the LOC133411431 gene encoding tetraspanin-7-like — protein MAPTRMETKPLIMCVKILLLFYSFIFWVTGVILLAVGLWWRFMLSPYTLLISSAPSNAPFVLTGTGVAIVLFGLFGCFATCRGRPWMLKLYAVFLALVFLIELIAGISGFIFRHEIKGTFLTTYSEAVLKYDGRSDRSVAVDDVQRKLQCCGVHNYTTWFASDSFPTGGIPVSCCVTFSDCKQADLRNATLAARKVHKQGCYELVTSFIESNMGIVAGVTFGIAFSQLIGMSLACCLSHFINANQYEMV, from the exons ATGGCACCGACCAGGATGGAAACCAAACCGCTCATCATGTGTGTGAAGATCCTGCTACTCTTCTACTCCTTCATCTTCTGG GTGACAGGTGTGATCCTACTCGCAGTGGGCTTATGGTGGAGGTTCATGTTGAGTCCCTACACATTGTTGATCTCCAGCGCCCCGTCCAATGCGCCATTTGTCCTCACCGGCACCGGCGTTGCCATTGTGCTCTTCGGCCTGTTCGGCTGCTTTGCCACCTGCAGGGGGCGCCCTTGGATGCTCAAACTG TACGCAGTCTTTCTGGCTTTGGTCTTCCTGATCGAGCTCATCGCTGGAATCTCAGGCTTCATCTTTCGCCACGAG ATCAAAGGCACATTCCTCACCACGTACAGCGAGGCTGTGCTCAAATACGACGGACGAAGCGACAGGAGTGTGGCTGTGGATGATGTCCAACGCAAA TTGCAATGTTGCGGCGTTCATAACTATACCACCTGGTTCGCCAGCGACTCCTTCCCAACTGGGGGAATCCCGGTCAGCTGCTGTGTTACTTTCTCCGACTGTAAACAAGCAGACTTGAGGAACGCCACTCTGGCAGCTCGCAAAGTCCACAAGCAG GGTTGTTACGAGCTGGTGACCTCCTTCATCGAGAGCAACATGGGAATCGTCGCTGGGGTCACCTTCGGGATCGCCTTCTCTCAG CTCATCGGCATGTCGTTGGCCTGCTGTCTGTCTCACTTTATCAACGCTAACCAGTACGAGATGGTCTGA